A single Leptospira kirschneri serovar Cynopteri str. 3522 CT DNA region contains:
- a CDS encoding PQQ-dependent sugar dehydrogenase: MSQICEICSVFFRIYFYRFCTSKWILSSFLSKLFSLFCNLENFITRFIRLYSCIFLFRVLLMIFTFGVIFVLIFDSSLIANKKQSKRNIVKTKVESIGYVSVASGFQEPTDIQFFPGDSKRMIVLEKRGKLIEVDLTTKVKTLRADFTGQIETRSEEGLLGLAFSPNFQTDSKFFVNVIVKEGGKDYSKILEFEWKDQLIQKIEHSKRMILKLEQPYSNHNGGQLAFGPDRKLYIGFGDGGGANDPYKNGQNPDTFLGKLLRILPNPHSAGAAYKVPEDNPFVHRPGFLPEIWSYGFRNPWRFSFDKLTGELYLADVGQNEFEEIDLIQKGGNYGWNIREGFHCFKNNPSCVENFLIDPIHEYSREEGQSITGGYVYRGKEIPKLVGSYLYGDFVTGKIWALKQKNGKKISNELVVQVPFQISTFGQDISGEVYFADFGSGNIFHITKKN, translated from the coding sequence ATGTCTCAGATTTGTGAAATTTGTTCTGTTTTTTTTAGAATCTATTTTTATCGATTTTGTACTTCAAAATGGATCTTGTCGTCGTTTCTATCTAAATTGTTCTCCCTTTTTTGCAACCTTGAAAATTTTATAACTCGTTTTATCCGATTGTATTCTTGTATTTTTTTATTCAGAGTTCTTTTGATGATTTTTACTTTTGGAGTCATTTTTGTTCTTATATTTGATTCTTCATTGATTGCAAATAAGAAACAATCTAAAAGAAACATCGTAAAAACAAAAGTTGAATCGATTGGATACGTTTCGGTTGCGAGTGGATTTCAGGAACCAACGGATATTCAATTTTTTCCAGGGGATTCAAAACGGATGATCGTTTTGGAAAAAAGAGGAAAGTTGATAGAAGTTGATTTAACTACTAAGGTCAAAACTCTCAGAGCCGATTTTACTGGTCAGATAGAAACTCGTTCTGAAGAAGGACTTTTAGGTCTTGCGTTTTCTCCGAATTTTCAAACGGATTCTAAATTTTTCGTAAACGTAATCGTAAAAGAAGGGGGTAAAGATTATTCTAAAATTTTAGAATTCGAATGGAAAGATCAGCTAATTCAAAAAATTGAACATTCAAAAAGAATGATATTAAAGTTGGAACAACCTTATTCGAATCATAACGGAGGACAACTTGCGTTCGGTCCGGATCGAAAACTATATATAGGTTTTGGAGATGGAGGTGGCGCAAACGATCCATATAAAAACGGACAAAATCCAGATACGTTTTTAGGAAAATTATTGCGAATTCTTCCCAATCCCCATAGCGCAGGAGCCGCTTATAAAGTTCCGGAAGACAATCCATTTGTACATCGTCCCGGTTTTTTACCCGAAATTTGGAGTTATGGTTTTCGAAACCCTTGGAGATTTTCTTTTGATAAACTTACCGGTGAACTGTATTTAGCCGATGTAGGACAAAATGAATTTGAGGAAATCGACCTGATCCAAAAGGGAGGTAATTACGGTTGGAACATTCGAGAAGGATTTCATTGTTTTAAAAACAATCCGAGTTGTGTAGAAAATTTTTTAATCGATCCAATTCATGAGTATTCCAGAGAGGAAGGTCAATCGATTACGGGTGGTTATGTGTATAGAGGAAAAGAAATACCGAAACTTGTAGGCTCCTATTTATATGGAGATTTTGTAACCGGTAAAATTTGGGCTTTAAAACAAAAAAACGGTAAAAAAATTTCCAATGAATTGGTAGTACAAGTTCCGTTTCAAATCAGCACTTTTGGTCAAGATATATCCGGAGAAGTATATTTTGCCGACTTTGGTTCAGGAAATATCTTTCATATAACAAAAAAAAATTGA
- a CDS encoding pseudouridine synthase, with protein sequence MNLSEMEEFMRHLEIRLNRFLADCGLGSRRKTEELIQKGLIEINGKRVTNLGTRIDPETDVVSYLGDVVKPIVEPKKILIFNKPIGYLCSHADRFHEKTIFSILPSTYKNFKIAGRLDLNSRGLLILTNDGVLAQKIAHPSHGSEKEYLVTLKYDPGEKLIQTAFQKGILDAGEILHAKMVKLVPGKKYMYRVILEEGKKRQIRRMFHWLGANVVDLQRIRIGRLELEKFNLEEGQYLLTETGIWK encoded by the coding sequence TTGAATCTTTCTGAAATGGAAGAATTTATGCGGCATTTAGAGATTCGATTGAATCGTTTTCTTGCGGATTGTGGTCTTGGTTCTCGTAGAAAAACGGAGGAATTGATTCAAAAGGGTCTGATCGAAATCAACGGCAAACGAGTAACAAATTTAGGGACAAGGATTGATCCTGAAACGGACGTCGTTTCTTATTTAGGAGATGTAGTAAAACCGATCGTAGAACCTAAAAAGATTCTAATTTTTAATAAACCCATTGGGTATCTTTGTTCTCATGCAGATCGTTTTCACGAAAAAACGATTTTTTCCATTTTACCTTCTACTTATAAAAACTTTAAAATTGCAGGACGTCTAGATCTCAATTCGAGAGGACTTTTGATCTTAACCAACGACGGTGTATTGGCTCAAAAAATTGCACATCCTTCCCACGGTTCGGAAAAGGAATATCTCGTGACTTTAAAATACGATCCAGGAGAAAAGTTAATTCAAACCGCTTTTCAAAAAGGGATTTTGGATGCAGGAGAAATTCTACATGCAAAGATGGTTAAACTCGTCCCTGGAAAAAAATATATGTATCGAGTGATTCTCGAAGAAGGAAAAAAAAGACAGATCAGAAGAATGTTTCACTGGCTTGGGGCGAATGTGGTCGATCTTCAAAGAATTCGAATTGGTCGGCTAGAATTAGAAAAATTTAATTTGGAAGAAGGACAATACCTTCTAACTGAAACTGGAATTTGGAAATGA
- a CDS encoding lipoprotein LipL45, whose protein sequence is MKKFLIVFSSVLTIGLLVFNACKKPTESSKAAATKGNSPSAVVVFSVGEAKILHADLTEEKAALGASLKTGDKVSTKQKSKVDIQFADGSAIRISENSVIDFDALSINSHGNSDTRLALVSGKVFAKVNKASKEDQFSVVTPTAIAGVRGTSFIVDRSKSDKAVVKVLEGAVAVAPRVVVLEGLSDEEIAKDEELKKIQQTVASSEIVLEKNQASVMKADEKSLDVKDTSKISEKNITSVVKKLDNSGISKKEEEEIRTIVTVDKDTTEKMVRLNEESSGKVDEQKAAALEAERKKLESEVAARQEEEAKKFKQVLISAPKELKSSKDIVNYYERIEKIIMMDGSSMIGAIVDQQGSTMIVHTEQGIKKINQADVQEVIYDFQTKAKF, encoded by the coding sequence ATGAAGAAGTTCTTAATCGTTTTCTCAAGCGTATTGACCATTGGTCTTCTCGTGTTTAACGCTTGTAAGAAACCTACCGAAAGTTCCAAAGCAGCCGCTACTAAAGGAAATAGTCCTTCTGCCGTTGTTGTGTTTAGCGTGGGAGAAGCTAAAATTCTTCACGCGGATCTAACCGAAGAAAAAGCTGCTTTAGGCGCCAGTTTGAAAACCGGAGATAAAGTCAGCACCAAACAGAAGTCTAAAGTTGACATTCAATTTGCAGACGGATCTGCAATTCGAATCTCCGAAAATTCAGTCATCGACTTTGATGCACTTTCCATCAATTCCCATGGCAATTCCGATACAAGACTCGCACTTGTTTCCGGAAAAGTTTTTGCAAAAGTCAACAAGGCTTCGAAAGAAGATCAGTTTTCAGTGGTCACTCCAACTGCGATCGCTGGTGTACGAGGAACTTCCTTTATCGTAGACAGATCTAAATCCGACAAAGCGGTCGTGAAGGTTTTAGAGGGAGCAGTGGCAGTGGCCCCACGTGTTGTGGTTTTAGAAGGATTGAGCGATGAAGAAATTGCAAAGGATGAAGAACTGAAAAAGATTCAGCAAACCGTTGCCTCTTCAGAGATCGTTTTAGAGAAAAACCAAGCTTCCGTGATGAAGGCAGATGAAAAATCTTTGGATGTAAAGGATACTTCTAAAATCAGTGAAAAGAACATTACCAGCGTTGTAAAAAAGTTGGATAATTCTGGAATTTCCAAGAAGGAAGAAGAAGAGATCCGTACGATTGTAACCGTAGATAAAGACACTACGGAAAAGATGGTTCGACTGAATGAAGAATCTTCAGGAAAGGTTGACGAACAAAAAGCAGCCGCTCTAGAAGCTGAGAGAAAAAAATTAGAAAGTGAAGTAGCGGCTCGTCAAGAAGAAGAAGCTAAGAAATTCAAACAAGTATTGATCTCGGCTCCTAAAGAACTGAAATCCAGCAAAGACATAGTAAACTATTATGAAAGAATCGAAAAGATTATTATGATGGATGGATCTTCTATGATTGGCGCTATTGTGGATCAACAAGGATCAACAATGATCGTTCATACAGAACAGGGAATCAAAAAGATCAATCAAGCAGATGTTCAAGAAGTAATTTATGACTTTCAAACAAAAGCTAAATTCTGA
- a CDS encoding MBOAT family O-acyltransferase, protein MNFISIEFLLFFLVFYLIYWNIPEKSRKYLLILGSAFFYSIFSLNFLFHLILVVLINWSLYRYFYKKSWYVKSVVIFNLLNLGLFKYFYLLMEFVGFVFSISTLQEKTSLDVKFSALFGLAGFEVILPATISYYTFQLISFAVDSKREDFDVRVSLTGFFSFIFFFPVMIAGPILRFDQVRKQFENPTMTPSKLIDGLWLFLRGLVKKGLLSAAILPLIAPAFLSPKDYSGIALLLTCFLFAANLYFDFSGLTDMARGIGKLIGFELPENFKAPFFFQNFGDLWRRWHLTFSLWIRDYIYISLGGSRKGEFRTSINLIVTFMLGGLWHGANLNFLIWGLLTGIYLSLERLFEVRNWKVFPEIPYVKPILRYLFVLLVYSISWTFFFTPNFNSAISSIVRILTFQKGQSLTGLETGMYMLFFLFLFHVSEEWPEKYSIPERWRVGLLPILGLLILFIMVGMNAGNADFFYSRF, encoded by the coding sequence ATGAACTTTATCAGTATTGAATTTCTTTTATTTTTTTTAGTGTTTTATTTGATCTACTGGAATATCCCTGAGAAAAGCAGAAAGTATCTTTTGATCCTTGGGTCCGCATTTTTTTATTCTATATTCAGTTTGAATTTTTTATTTCATCTCATTTTAGTCGTTCTAATCAATTGGTCTCTATATAGATATTTTTATAAAAAATCTTGGTACGTTAAATCCGTTGTTATATTCAATCTTTTGAATTTAGGTTTATTCAAATATTTTTATTTACTTATGGAGTTTGTCGGTTTTGTATTTTCGATTTCTACACTTCAAGAAAAAACGTCCTTGGATGTTAAATTTTCGGCTTTGTTTGGATTGGCGGGATTCGAAGTTATTCTTCCGGCAACGATCAGCTATTACACGTTTCAATTGATTTCTTTTGCGGTGGATTCTAAACGAGAAGATTTTGATGTAAGGGTCTCTCTGACTGGATTTTTTTCTTTTATCTTTTTCTTTCCGGTGATGATTGCGGGACCGATTCTAAGGTTTGATCAGGTTAGAAAACAATTTGAAAATCCTACGATGACTCCTTCTAAATTGATAGACGGTTTATGGCTTTTTTTAAGAGGTCTGGTTAAAAAAGGATTGTTATCGGCTGCTATTCTTCCTCTGATTGCGCCAGCGTTTTTATCTCCAAAAGATTATTCAGGGATTGCGCTTTTACTGACTTGTTTTCTTTTCGCAGCTAACCTTTACTTTGACTTTTCGGGACTTACCGATATGGCAAGAGGGATCGGAAAATTGATCGGATTTGAATTACCCGAAAACTTTAAGGCTCCGTTTTTCTTTCAGAATTTCGGAGATTTATGGCGTAGATGGCACTTAACGTTCTCCCTTTGGATACGGGATTATATTTATATTTCGTTAGGCGGATCCAGAAAGGGAGAGTTTAGGACATCGATTAACTTGATCGTAACGTTTATGTTAGGTGGGCTTTGGCACGGAGCTAATTTAAATTTTCTGATTTGGGGTTTACTCACCGGAATTTATCTTTCTTTGGAAAGATTGTTTGAGGTTCGAAACTGGAAGGTATTCCCAGAAATTCCATATGTAAAACCAATTTTACGTTATTTATTCGTACTTTTAGTTTATTCCATTTCTTGGACTTTCTTTTTTACTCCGAATTTTAATTCTGCGATTTCTTCTATCGTAAGAATTTTGACGTTCCAAAAGGGGCAATCTTTAACCGGGCTTGAAACTGGAATGTATATGCTGTTTTTCTTATTTTTATTTCATGTTTCGGAAGAATGGCCAGAAAAATATTCGATTCCAGAAAGATGGAGGGTCGGACTTTTACCGATTTTAGGACTTCTGATTCTTTTTATTATGGTCGGAATGAACGCAGGGAATGCAGACTTTTTCTACTCTAGATTTTAA
- a CDS encoding DUF1574 domain-containing protein, giving the protein MKKIYIYYPILFLGFVFCLDKVFTLEYFQKNFIQAGNTVYYTQRKSLFEKLILDKDLEGKSLALAFGDSRAYPYSSMGIEQKLQKDWVLYNFSGPQAVPAYGFYWFEKIIKQGLKPKLVFYVVSPEGFDDTKGIFYDPFLKYGADDEFLLKYMGQIPFEDRKKLFLDRLFAVRRINPDLKLFIKRFQEKKLSEYDPAFNTDYMVLNLKRGEQFAYTTFVNDPDRLEKDAVRIRNLYLSTFILGTTQFFFVEQFLKLAKENDVKVYLIWPKVYETYRKRYYELEMEKNWWPKIENLAKRYSAVPVDLNTQTSCDLFYDASHQSIMCFLESMKLMIDDYYGFKKIPLYHP; this is encoded by the coding sequence ATGAAAAAAATTTATATCTATTATCCCATTTTATTTCTTGGATTCGTGTTTTGTTTAGATAAGGTATTTACTCTCGAATATTTTCAGAAGAATTTTATTCAGGCCGGAAATACAGTCTATTATACTCAGAGAAAATCACTTTTTGAAAAATTGATTCTGGATAAAGATTTAGAAGGTAAATCTTTGGCGCTTGCTTTTGGAGATTCTAGGGCTTATCCATACTCCTCTATGGGAATCGAACAGAAATTACAAAAAGATTGGGTGTTATATAATTTTTCGGGTCCTCAAGCGGTTCCTGCCTATGGTTTTTATTGGTTTGAGAAAATTATCAAACAAGGTCTAAAACCTAAATTAGTATTTTATGTAGTGAGTCCGGAAGGGTTTGATGATACCAAAGGAATTTTTTACGATCCATTTTTAAAATATGGAGCGGATGACGAATTCTTACTTAAATATATGGGCCAGATTCCGTTTGAAGATCGTAAAAAATTATTTTTAGACCGACTTTTTGCCGTTAGACGGATCAATCCGGATCTAAAACTTTTTATAAAAAGGTTCCAGGAGAAAAAACTTTCTGAATACGATCCTGCATTTAATACTGATTATATGGTTCTCAATTTGAAACGCGGAGAACAATTTGCTTATACAACTTTTGTGAATGATCCAGATCGTTTGGAAAAAGATGCGGTGAGAATTCGAAATTTATACCTTTCTACGTTTATTCTTGGAACGACCCAGTTCTTTTTTGTAGAACAATTTCTGAAATTGGCGAAAGAGAATGACGTAAAAGTTTATCTCATATGGCCAAAGGTTTATGAAACGTATCGAAAGCGTTATTATGAATTAGAGATGGAAAAAAACTGGTGGCCTAAAATTGAAAATCTTGCAAAACGTTATTCTGCCGTTCCCGTGGATCTAAATACACAAACTTCTTGCGATTTATTCTACGACGCGTCCCATCAATCGATTATGTGTTTTTTAGAATCCATGAAATTGATGATAGACGATTATTACGGTTTTAAAAAAATTCCTTTGTATCATCCCTGA
- a CDS encoding radical SAM protein has protein sequence MEVTDSVRQISTISLLEEMEKKYKSIPIEAIVKQDILRQGIHFLKEVFEITDPYKTKDYFIFSFDHIPLSELGDVKAPEEIKVSGGHFDLLPTVISTRNNLNSPYKVKKSSDGKPALYLGETFLGNLEFPPLPAWYRHKTKNGKIPGEIAPVIEWGYLIYLTVFRNCQYFGKEEECAYCDINHNYRQQKNAGRPYTGVKDIEDILEVLSWIDSEDHIAKVYTITGGSVITSLKKKNEIDFYLDYAQAIESKFPGRWMGKIVSQAWEIEDCKKFKDVGIQVYHPNYEVWDKNLFQKICPGKEAYIGRDNWIRRVVDSAEVFGPSYVIPNFVGGVELSKPYGFSTVAEAIASTGEGLDFFMSKGIMPRFTAWCPEPYTTLGTQAGPPLEYFCELLTVWKATFEKYNLPVPPGYGEPGPGKAVFSVSAFMDVIGYPGRN, from the coding sequence ATGGAAGTTACAGATTCAGTCCGCCAAATTTCTACTATTTCGCTTCTCGAAGAAATGGAAAAAAAATACAAATCTATTCCGATCGAAGCAATCGTTAAACAAGACATACTTAGACAAGGAATTCATTTTCTTAAAGAAGTTTTTGAAATAACTGATCCGTACAAAACCAAGGATTATTTCATATTCTCTTTTGATCATATTCCTCTTTCCGAACTGGGAGACGTAAAAGCTCCCGAAGAAATCAAAGTTTCCGGTGGTCATTTTGATCTGCTTCCTACAGTAATCTCTACTCGGAATAATCTAAATTCCCCATATAAAGTAAAAAAATCTTCGGATGGCAAACCGGCTCTTTATCTTGGAGAAACGTTTTTAGGAAATTTGGAATTTCCTCCTCTTCCCGCTTGGTATCGTCATAAAACTAAAAACGGAAAAATTCCGGGAGAAATTGCACCTGTAATCGAATGGGGTTATTTGATCTACCTTACAGTTTTTAGAAACTGTCAGTATTTCGGTAAGGAAGAGGAATGTGCTTACTGTGATATCAACCACAACTATCGTCAGCAAAAAAACGCTGGCCGTCCTTACACTGGCGTTAAAGACATAGAAGATATTTTAGAAGTTTTATCATGGATCGACTCGGAAGATCATATAGCAAAAGTTTATACGATCACCGGTGGAAGTGTGATCACTTCCCTAAAGAAAAAAAATGAAATCGATTTTTATCTAGATTATGCACAAGCGATCGAATCTAAATTTCCAGGTAGATGGATGGGTAAAATCGTTTCTCAGGCATGGGAAATAGAAGACTGTAAAAAATTTAAAGACGTAGGAATCCAAGTCTATCACCCTAACTACGAGGTCTGGGATAAAAATTTATTTCAAAAAATCTGTCCCGGTAAGGAAGCTTATATAGGAAGAGACAATTGGATTCGAAGAGTTGTAGATTCTGCAGAAGTGTTTGGCCCTTCTTATGTAATTCCAAATTTTGTAGGCGGAGTAGAACTTTCCAAACCTTACGGGTTTTCAACTGTTGCAGAAGCGATTGCCTCCACAGGAGAGGGTTTGGATTTTTTTATGTCCAAGGGAATCATGCCTCGATTTACAGCTTGGTGTCCCGAACCCTATACAACGTTAGGAACACAAGCGGGTCCACCTTTAGAGTATTTCTGTGAACTTTTGACTGTATGGAAAGCTACATTCGAAAAATATAATTTACCGGTTCCTCCGGGTTACGGTGAGCCAGGCCCTGGGAAAGCGGTATTTTCCGTTTCCGCTTTTATGGACGTAATCGGTTATCCGGGTAGAAATTGA
- a CDS encoding DNA alkylation repair protein, which produces MPDLLKDLYSKNVLERIAISFSKEIPSVSEKEWIQKFKQKDWKQLELKQRIRRIGEVLAEVLPKPFPQSLLKITDSLEKSFKGKEIFLTIFLGDVVEILGIDCPKESMRAIERITKLISCEFSIRPFLIRHPELTWKQMLEWSSHEHPSVRRLSSEGSRPRLPWGMGIPGLKQDPKKTLPILENLKDDKDEVVRRSVANHLNDISKDHPDLVLKIAQQWVGFSKERDSLLKHALRGLLKSGNPKALAIFEFDSDVKVKISNLKLKSKTVKIGEDLFFSFNVRSEQSKQTRLRIEYKIQYAKISGKTSKKVFQVEERLFQPNESTSYQKKQSFKQMTTRVHIPGKHVLEIHINGNLKSKIDFQVI; this is translated from the coding sequence ATGCCTGATTTACTCAAAGACCTATATTCAAAAAATGTGTTAGAAAGAATTGCAATTTCTTTTTCGAAAGAAATTCCTTCCGTTTCTGAGAAGGAATGGATTCAAAAATTCAAACAAAAAGATTGGAAACAACTTGAACTAAAACAAAGAATTCGAAGAATCGGGGAAGTTTTAGCGGAAGTATTACCAAAACCGTTTCCCCAAAGTCTGCTCAAAATTACGGACTCTCTTGAAAAATCCTTTAAGGGAAAAGAAATCTTTCTTACAATTTTTTTGGGAGACGTTGTCGAAATACTTGGGATCGATTGTCCCAAAGAATCGATGCGAGCAATAGAAAGAATCACGAAATTGATCTCTTGCGAATTTTCGATTCGTCCTTTTTTAATACGACATCCAGAACTCACTTGGAAACAGATGTTGGAATGGTCTTCTCATGAACATCCCAGCGTTCGCAGATTGTCCTCTGAAGGAAGTAGACCAAGACTTCCCTGGGGAATGGGAATTCCAGGTTTAAAACAAGATCCTAAAAAAACGCTTCCGATACTGGAGAACTTAAAAGACGACAAAGATGAAGTGGTGCGAAGAAGTGTAGCAAATCACTTAAACGATATTTCTAAAGATCATCCAGATTTAGTTTTAAAAATCGCGCAACAATGGGTAGGATTTTCAAAAGAAAGAGATTCACTTTTAAAACATGCGTTACGCGGTCTTTTAAAATCTGGAAATCCAAAAGCCCTTGCAATTTTCGAGTTTGATTCCGACGTAAAAGTAAAAATTTCAAATCTAAAATTAAAATCCAAAACTGTCAAAATCGGAGAAGACCTTTTTTTCAGCTTTAACGTCCGATCAGAACAATCAAAACAAACCCGTCTTAGGATCGAATATAAAATTCAATACGCAAAAATTTCCGGAAAAACTTCTAAAAAAGTTTTTCAAGTGGAAGAACGGCTTTTCCAACCTAACGAATCTACTTCTTATCAAAAAAAACAATCGTTTAAACAGATGACAACCAGAGTTCACATTCCCGGAAAACACGTTTTGGAAATACATATCAACGGAAATTTAAAATCCAAAATCGATTTCCAGGTAATCTAA
- the lipA gene encoding lipoyl synthase, giving the protein MNPLKKKPRTHSFQNAPEKPNWLKVKLTFPDPKNNSVAIVRDSLEEKKLNTVCESASCPNLNHCWSRKTATYMLGGDICTRRCSYCDVASGKPFPLDPEEPKRVAESSIALGLKHVVITAVNRDDLEDGGAAHFAKTVKEIRKVLPDCKIELLIPDLKVKQEALEIIFECNPDIFNHNLETVKRLFPEVAPQKRYERSLEVLKIASQRGFLTKSGLILGMGETLEEVKECMQDLASVGVSLLTLGQYLQPTSTHLPVKEYVTPQVFKDLRIYGKSIGFKGVFSGPLVRSSYHADEQISWNQ; this is encoded by the coding sequence ATGAATCCTCTTAAAAAAAAACCTCGTACTCATTCTTTTCAAAATGCTCCTGAAAAACCAAATTGGCTTAAGGTAAAACTTACCTTTCCGGATCCAAAAAACAATTCGGTCGCAATTGTAAGAGATTCCCTAGAAGAAAAAAAACTCAATACGGTTTGCGAAAGCGCTTCTTGCCCCAACCTAAATCACTGTTGGTCCAGAAAAACGGCTACTTATATGTTAGGCGGAGATATTTGTACAAGACGTTGTTCGTATTGTGACGTAGCTTCTGGAAAACCTTTTCCTCTAGATCCAGAAGAACCCAAAAGAGTAGCGGAATCTTCGATCGCTTTAGGTCTCAAACACGTAGTCATCACCGCGGTCAACAGAGACGATCTTGAAGACGGAGGTGCGGCTCATTTTGCAAAAACCGTAAAAGAAATCCGTAAAGTACTTCCAGATTGTAAAATAGAACTTTTGATTCCAGATCTAAAGGTAAAACAAGAAGCTTTAGAAATTATCTTCGAATGTAATCCTGATATATTCAATCATAACTTAGAAACGGTAAAAAGACTTTTTCCGGAAGTGGCTCCTCAAAAAAGATACGAACGTTCTTTAGAAGTTTTGAAAATTGCTTCCCAAAGAGGGTTTCTGACAAAAAGCGGTTTGATTTTGGGCATGGGAGAAACTTTAGAAGAAGTAAAAGAATGTATGCAAGATCTTGCAAGTGTTGGAGTTTCCCTTTTGACACTGGGGCAGTATTTGCAGCCAACCTCGACTCACCTTCCCGTAAAAGAATACGTGACTCCACAAGTATTTAAGGATTTACGAATATACGGAAAGTCCATCGGTTTTAAGGGAGTTTTTTCGGGACCTCTTGTAAGAAGTTCTTATCATGCGGACGAACAAATCTCATGGAACCAGTAG
- a CDS encoding TIGR00266 family protein — translation MKHEILLKPDFPIVQVQLNDGDSIRAESGAMVAMSPTVKMLTKAEGGIFASAKRALLGGESFFQNTFKSEGGTGTLFLTSATQGDIEYRKMNGEELILSRGAYVAGSESLTIDSKWGGFKGFFSGEGLFFLKVSGTGDLFFSSFGAIHTIDVNGQYVVDTGHIVGFEGTLDYTIQKVGGLKSLFLSGEGLVAVFSGSGKLYIQSRNQNSFVSWANQWRRVEKSSSD, via the coding sequence TTGAAACACGAAATATTATTAAAACCTGATTTTCCGATTGTTCAAGTTCAGTTGAATGATGGAGACTCGATACGCGCGGAATCGGGTGCGATGGTTGCAATGAGTCCCACCGTCAAAATGCTTACAAAAGCAGAAGGTGGGATTTTTGCTTCCGCAAAACGCGCGTTATTGGGTGGTGAATCTTTTTTTCAAAATACGTTTAAATCGGAAGGTGGAACCGGAACTCTTTTTTTGACAAGTGCAACTCAAGGAGATATTGAATATCGTAAAATGAACGGAGAAGAACTGATCTTGAGCCGAGGAGCTTACGTAGCCGGTTCCGAATCTCTAACGATTGATAGTAAATGGGGAGGATTTAAAGGTTTTTTTTCCGGAGAAGGTTTGTTCTTTTTAAAAGTTAGTGGAACTGGGGATTTATTTTTTTCGAGTTTTGGCGCGATTCATACGATCGACGTAAATGGACAGTATGTGGTGGATACTGGGCATATCGTAGGATTTGAAGGAACTTTGGATTATACAATTCAAAAAGTGGGAGGACTGAAGTCTCTTTTTCTCAGTGGGGAAGGTTTAGTAGCGGTGTTTTCCGGAAGCGGCAAATTATACATTCAATCTAGAAATCAAAATTCGTTTGTATCTTGGGCCAACCAATGGAGAAGGGTGGAAAAATCTTCTTCTGACTGA
- a CDS encoding TIGR00266 family protein encodes MNIEIISKPSYSFAKVLLNGGESIKAESGAMMSMSSGITIQTHKAQQGGFFKSLKAAFLGGESFWMNTFTASSGNGEVLLAPTLPGDVERIELSGTVYVQSSSFLASSPNIEMDTKFQGLKGFISGESLFFLRLSGNGFLLISSYGGIDVLNVDGEMIVDTGHIVAFEEGLNYEMTKFGGWKSFFLGGEGFVARFKGKGKVWIQSRNVPSLGSWFRNQLPPIKR; translated from the coding sequence ATGAATATTGAAATTATTAGTAAACCGTCTTATAGTTTTGCAAAGGTTCTTTTAAATGGAGGAGAATCTATCAAAGCGGAATCTGGTGCTATGATGTCTATGAGTTCTGGAATTACGATTCAAACTCATAAAGCACAACAAGGCGGATTTTTTAAAAGTTTAAAAGCAGCTTTTTTAGGTGGAGAATCTTTTTGGATGAATACTTTTACGGCTTCTTCAGGGAACGGAGAAGTATTACTCGCACCAACTCTTCCGGGAGACGTAGAAAGAATAGAATTATCCGGAACAGTTTATGTACAATCCAGTTCTTTTCTTGCGTCTTCACCGAATATTGAAATGGATACAAAGTTTCAAGGGCTCAAAGGATTTATCAGCGGAGAATCTCTATTTTTCCTTCGGCTTTCCGGAAACGGTTTTCTTTTGATTTCGAGTTATGGTGGAATCGACGTCTTAAACGTGGATGGAGAAATGATCGTAGACACTGGGCATATCGTGGCCTTTGAAGAAGGTTTAAACTACGAGATGACTAAATTTGGGGGTTGGAAGTCTTTCTTTTTAGGTGGAGAAGGATTTGTGGCCCGTTTTAAAGGCAAAGGAAAGGTCTGGATTCAGTCTAGAAATGTTCCTTCTTTAGGAAGTTGGTTTAGAAATCAATTGCCTCCGATCAAAAGATAA